In Microvenator marinus, one genomic interval encodes:
- a CDS encoding O-methyltransferase, whose amino-acid sequence MSAKTIGLSEELHAYLVSVGLRETDVQRELRKVTAEHPKSNMQISPEQGAFMQSLIRLSGAKRCLEIGTFTGYSALSMAQALPAEGQVVCCDISEEFVAVGRPFWKKAGVDSMIHVHIGPALDTLNSLEGPFDLAFIDADKENYRAYYEACLELVRPGGLILIDNTLWSGQVAHPEYDDPETTAIRELNAFIHSDPRVFPTLVPIGDGLTLAVKSPGI is encoded by the coding sequence ATGTCAGCAAAAACTATCGGTCTGAGCGAAGAACTTCACGCCTATCTTGTGAGCGTTGGCTTACGCGAAACAGACGTGCAACGCGAATTGCGCAAGGTTACCGCCGAACACCCGAAGTCGAATATGCAGATTTCGCCGGAACAAGGCGCCTTCATGCAGTCGCTCATTCGTCTCTCTGGCGCGAAACGTTGTTTGGAAATCGGCACGTTCACGGGCTACTCGGCCCTGAGTATGGCACAGGCTCTGCCGGCCGAAGGCCAGGTTGTATGCTGTGATATCTCAGAGGAGTTTGTGGCTGTGGGCCGACCTTTTTGGAAAAAGGCTGGCGTAGATTCGATGATTCACGTCCACATCGGCCCAGCCCTCGACACCCTAAACTCACTAGAAGGGCCTTTCGACCTGGCCTTTATCGATGCGGACAAAGAAAACTACCGCGCCTATTACGAAGCATGTCTGGAGTTGGTCCGGCCAGGTGGGCTCATTCTGATCGATAACACCCTCTGGAGTGGTCAAGTTGCTCATCCCGAGTACGACGATCCGGAAACCACTGCAATTCGTGAACTGAACGCGTTCATCCATTCCGATCCCCGCGTATTTCCTACGCTTGTGCCTATCGGAGATGGTCTGACTTTGGCCGTCAAATCTCCGGGCATCTAA